In the Topomyia yanbarensis strain Yona2022 chromosome 3, ASM3024719v1, whole genome shotgun sequence genome, one interval contains:
- the LOC131690063 gene encoding chymotrypsin-2-like isoform X1 → MPTKLIFIFFAVLTSGKAQEIFKHYKLKQPSTVLGNLLKVDDNDSNRVVGGHEAAPGSAPYQVSLQGIFGHSCGGAIIGDVWVLTAAHCVVSARLSQMRILVGTNSLRVGGQKYKAAKFIVHSRYNIPKFHNDIALVKLATTLQYSDNIKAIPYSKKDLMENAVVTLTGWGRTSTNGQIPTKLQTIDLRYVDYQECRRQHGNAVGIGHVCTFTQAGEGSCNGDSGGPLTYQGELVGIVNFGIPCAKGYPDAYARVAYYHDWIRTNIKNYA, encoded by the exons ATGCCAACCAAActcattttcatattttttgcagtGCTAACTTCGGGTAAAGCTCAAGAAATATTTAAGCATTACAAGCTGAAACAACCTTCCACAGTTCTAGGTAACCTGCTTAAAGTAGATGACAACGATTCCAATCGAGTGGTAGGAGGTCACGAAGCAGCTCCGGGTTCAGCTCCGTACCAGGTTTCTTTGCAAGGCATTTTCGGTCATTCATGTGGAGGCGCCATCATCGGTGATGTCTGGGTGCTAACGGCGGCTCATTGTGTTGTTAGTGCGAGACTTTCGCAAATGCGTATCCTTGTGGGAACCAACAGTCTAAGGGTAGGTGGCCAGAAGTATAAAGCAGCCAAGTTCATAGTACACAGTCGCTATAATATACCGAAATTCCACAACGACATTGCTTTGGTTAAACTGGCAACGACATTGCAGTACAGTGATAATATAAAGGCCATCCCATATTCAAAGAAAGATCTTATGGAAAATGCAGTAGTCACATTAACCGGATGGGGTAGAACATCTACGAACGGGCAGATCCCGACTAAACTGCAAACTATTGACTTACGATATGTGGACTATCAGGAATGTAGACGACAGCACGGAAATGCTGTGGGTATTGGACATGTGTGCACGTTCACTCAAGCCGGGGAAGGTTCCTGTAAT GGTGATTCAGGTGGTCCCCTAACATACCAGGGTGAATTGGTTGGAATAGTGAACTTTGGGATTCCGTGCGCGAAAGGATACCCGGACGCTTATGCTCGAGTGGCGTACTACCATGATTGGATTCGCACAAATATCAAGAATTATGCATAG
- the LOC131690063 gene encoding chymotrypsin-2-like isoform X2, whose protein sequence is MPTKLIFIFFAVLTSVLGNLLKVDDNDSNRVVGGHEAAPGSAPYQVSLQGIFGHSCGGAIIGDVWVLTAAHCVVSARLSQMRILVGTNSLRVGGQKYKAAKFIVHSRYNIPKFHNDIALVKLATTLQYSDNIKAIPYSKKDLMENAVVTLTGWGRTSTNGQIPTKLQTIDLRYVDYQECRRQHGNAVGIGHVCTFTQAGEGSCNGDSGGPLTYQGELVGIVNFGIPCAKGYPDAYARVAYYHDWIRTNIKNYA, encoded by the exons ATGCCAACCAAActcattttcatattttttgcagtGCTAACTTCGG TTCTAGGTAACCTGCTTAAAGTAGATGACAACGATTCCAATCGAGTGGTAGGAGGTCACGAAGCAGCTCCGGGTTCAGCTCCGTACCAGGTTTCTTTGCAAGGCATTTTCGGTCATTCATGTGGAGGCGCCATCATCGGTGATGTCTGGGTGCTAACGGCGGCTCATTGTGTTGTTAGTGCGAGACTTTCGCAAATGCGTATCCTTGTGGGAACCAACAGTCTAAGGGTAGGTGGCCAGAAGTATAAAGCAGCCAAGTTCATAGTACACAGTCGCTATAATATACCGAAATTCCACAACGACATTGCTTTGGTTAAACTGGCAACGACATTGCAGTACAGTGATAATATAAAGGCCATCCCATATTCAAAGAAAGATCTTATGGAAAATGCAGTAGTCACATTAACCGGATGGGGTAGAACATCTACGAACGGGCAGATCCCGACTAAACTGCAAACTATTGACTTACGATATGTGGACTATCAGGAATGTAGACGACAGCACGGAAATGCTGTGGGTATTGGACATGTGTGCACGTTCACTCAAGCCGGGGAAGGTTCCTGTAAT GGTGATTCAGGTGGTCCCCTAACATACCAGGGTGAATTGGTTGGAATAGTGAACTTTGGGATTCCGTGCGCGAAAGGATACCCGGACGCTTATGCTCGAGTGGCGTACTACCATGATTGGATTCGCACAAATATCAAGAATTATGCATAG
- the LOC131688088 gene encoding uncharacterized protein LOC131688088, with product MWRFDAVDMPFLTYLLFNLELLLGLLISLIVFATCQWKRSAYEDILSQMVDILVEFKHLNQELDLRLLRRLFNKLLLGVGIFLSTIVTVDAIYHNHFYKSACGAGAYFIPHAVQIITSLQYVYVLIFAYRKCKSMNKSILSLRFVLKTDLISYTTTLEKMRKQHMELHRLVFKMNKYFGVFNICSIVLVLTATSTTCLEVYQTIQRKDSGLYLTYSGLWIVLHCSKLVFILYPNYLMENERDLTGIILHGLPQCEHQQYKIEVTDYSDRVYCFWQVMAFSRQVIHQKGSYTACGIVDLNLSVIASIFGALATFLIILIE from the exons ATGTGGCGCTTCGACGCTGTGGATATGCCCTTCTTAACCTATCTGTTGTTCAATTTAGAACTGCTTTTGGGGCTTTTAATTAGTTTAATAGTATTCGCTACTTGCCAATGGAAGCGTTCCGCTTACGAAGATATCTTATCTCAAATGGTTGATATTTTGGTGGAATTCAAACATTTAAACCAAGAACTTGATCTTCGTCTGCTTCGGCGCCTATTCAATAAGCTGCTTCTGGGCGTTGGTATATTTCTCTCGACTATAGTTACAGTTGATGCTATCTACCACAATCATTTCTATAAGAGTGCTTGTGGTGCAGGAGCTTATTTTATTCCACATGCGGTTCAAATAATAACCTCGCTGCAGTATGTTTATGTTCTGATATTTGCTtatcgaaaatgtaaatctaTGAACAAATCTATCCTCTCCTTACGATTTGTTCTGAAAACTGATCTCATCAGCTATACCACAACTTTAGAAAAAATGAGAAAACAACACATGGAACTTCATCGGCTGGTGTTCAAGATGAATAAATACTTCGGGGTATTTAATATATGTTCAATCGTATTGGTTCTAACCGCGACCAGTACTACGTGTTTGGAAGTATATCAAACGATTCAAAGAAAAGACTCTGGTTTATATTTGACTTATTCCGGGTTATGGATTGTGCTGCATTGTTCCAAGCTGGTGTTCATTTTATACCCAAACTATCTGATGGAAAATGAG AGAGATCTAACAGGGATCATCCTACACGGGTTACCACAGTGTGAACATCAGCAATATAAAATTGAAGTAACT GATTACTCTGATCGTGTCTACTGTTTTTGGCAGGTAATGGCATTCTCAAGGCAAGTAATCCACCAAAAAGGATCATACACCGCTTGTGGGATTGTGGATCTGAATTTGTCAGTGATTGCAAGT atttttggAGCTTTGGCGacatttttgataattttgattgaa
- the LOC131692602 gene encoding transmembrane protein 177 yields MVRPGRIPFFVTETGQRLVFYGSTTLAIGLFAGHYLPNTVGIEYLRDFFQAYKNGQEQKPSEKLQQRFDRAIRLLKLTDFEQKFVKPFMVCGFDIFNAGSLKSRNGGIVGIPANFEYDSAADIEKSDVVLHGRKIDWNSEAGKLLEDCLVLNEDEQVFAMAREILTLNSHKLLLQSVIPSIMWVFTYSVAHLINRRNNLYIRPFSLRCMLYAICGTFGYGLYSFSMDMSEMHFETTVDKRLAELGPDVADAGARFYDKILKKNIAMRKLTGDNYYTAKGNINYLLRQKAAPLTLRKAFFVSGYKSNTSSQESS; encoded by the exons aTGGTGCGACCTGGACGAATACCGTTCTTTGTCACCGAAACGGGTCAACGGTTGGTTTTTTACGGATCTACAACATTGGCTATCGGACTCTTTGCTGGACACTACTTGCCAAACACGGTAGGAATAGAATATCTGAGGGATTTTTTTCAGGCTTACAA AAATGGTCAGGAGCAAAAACCGTCAGAGAAACTGCAGCAACGTTTCGATCGAGCTATTCGGCTGTTAAAGTTAACAGATTTTGAGCAGAAATTTGTTAAACCATTTATGGTGTGTGGTTTTGACATATTCAATGCAGGATCTTTGAAGTCTAGGAATGGTGGCATAGTTGGTATACCAGCCAACTTTGAGTATGACAGTGCAGCGGATATCGAGAAGTCAGATGTGGTTCTACATGGCAGAAAGATTGATTGGAACTCAGAGGCGGGTAAACTTCTGGAGGATTGCTTGGTTTTGAACGAAGATGAACAAGTCTTTGCAATGGCTCGGGAAATACTCACCTTAAACTCCCACAAACTTTTACTGCAATCCGTAATACCATCAATCATGTGGGTTTTTACGTATAGCGTGGCGCATCTTATTAATCGTAGAAACAATCTGTACATTAGACCATTCTCG TTAAGGTGCATGTTATATGCAATCTGCGGTACATTTGGATACGGGCTTTATTCTTTCTCGATGGACATGAGTGAGATGCATTTCGAAACAACTGTGGACAAAAGGCTGGCCGAATTGGGCCCAGACGTTGCGGATGCTGGCGCAAGGTTCTacgataaaatattgaaaaagaaCATCGCTATGCGAAAACTTACCGGAGATAATTATTATACTGCAAAAGGAAACATCAACTATCTCCTCCGACAGAAAGCGGCACCCCTGACATTGAGGAAAGCTTTCTTCGTATCCGGTTACAAATCAAACACAAGTAGTCAAGAGAGCAGCTAG